The following are encoded in a window of Castanea sativa cultivar Marrone di Chiusa Pesio chromosome 9, ASM4071231v1 genomic DNA:
- the LOC142609398 gene encoding protein DETOXIFICATION 44, chloroplastic isoform X2, with the protein MASALTRHHLLCLYSPKPNPSSFKSQSPIRNPNFSFRLRTTAIKSSPQKRVSTSIETPPQDPKPAETPPPRVDPVPPSFSSRLRRLRDGIKFNELALEILSIALPAALALAADPIASLVDSAFVGHIGSVELAAVGVSVSVFNLVSKLFNVPLLNITTSFVAEEQALINKAAKDSEMDKGEHKAKVLLPSVSTSLALAASIGIAEAVALSFGSGFLMDIMGIPADSPMRVPAEQFLTWRAFGAPPIVIALAAQGTFRGFKDTKTPLYAIGAGNLLNALLDPILIFLFGIGIGGAAIATVISEYLIAFILLWELNGKVLLISPNIDGRKVASYLKSGGLLIGRTLAVLLTMTLATSMAAREGPIPMAGHQICIQVWLAVSLLTDALALAGQALLASSYSQGNYEQSRQVIYIVLQIGLVSGIALAVILFLGFGAFSSLFTTDLEVLRIAWSGILFVAGSQPMNALAFVLDGLYYGVSDFGYAAYSMVLVGLISSMYLLVAAPAFGLAGVWSGLFLFMTLRVVAGIWRLGSKSGPWKMVWSEMKQESE; encoded by the exons ATGGCGAGTGCTCTCACGCGCCATCACCTTCTCTGCCTATACTCACCGAAGCCCAATCCATCGTCGTTTAAATCCCAATCCCCAATCAGAAACCCTAATTTCTCGTTTCGCCTTCGAACCACCGCGATCAAATCTTCGCCTCAGAAACGCGTTTCCACCTCAATAGAAACCCCGCCGCAAGACCCCAAACCCGCCGAAACTCCTCCGCCTCGGGTCGACCCGGTCCCTCCGTCGTTTTCTTCTCGTCTTCGTCGTTTAAG agatGGGATTAAGTTCAATGAATTGGCGCTGGAGATTTTGTCGATTGCATTGCCGGCGGCTTTGGCTTTGGCCGCCGATCCGATTGCGTCTTTGGTTGATTCTGCCTTTGTTGGCCACATAG GATCGGTTGAATTGGCTGCGGTTGGGGTATCCGTTTCGGTTTTCAATCTGGTGTCAAAATTGTTTAATGTTCCATTGCTCAACATCACAACGTCGTTTGTTGCCGAGGAGCAGGCATTGATTAATAAAGCCGCTAAAGATTCTGAAATGGACAAAG GTGAGCACAAAGCCAAGGTTCTCCTTCCCTCCGTATCAACTTCTTTAGCACTTGCTGCTAGCATTGGCATTGCTGAAGCTGTTGCACTCTCTTTCGGCTCTGGTTTCTTGATGGATATCATGGGTATACCTGCT GACTCACCAATGCGAGTGCCAGCTGAGCAGTTTCTTACTTGGAGGGCCTTTGGTGCTCCACCAATTGTTATTGCACTAGCTGCACAAGGCACTTTTCGTGGATTTAAGGACACAAAGACCCCTCTTTATGCCATTG GTGCAGGAAACTTACTTAATGCATTATTGGATCCAATATTGATCTTTCTTTTTGGTATTGGCATTGGTGGGGCTGCAATTGCTACTGTGATTTCTGA ATATTTAATTGCTTTTATTCTTCTTTGGGAACTGAATGGAAAAGTATTGCTTATTTCTCCAAACATTGATGGGAGAAAAGTTGCTAGCTATCTAAAATCTG GTGGGCTTCTCATTGGGAGGACCCTAGCTGTGCTTCTAACCATGACACTGGCGACATCCATGGCAGCTAGAGAGGGTCCTATACCTATGGCTGGTCATCAAATTTGCATACAAGTTTGGTTGGCAGTGTCTTTGCTTACTGATGCTTTAGCTCTTGCTGGTCAG GCTCTGCTTGCAAGTAGTTACTCACAAGGAAATTATGAACAGTCACGTCAAGTGATTTACATAGTTCTTCAG ATTGGTTTAGTGTCAGGAATTGCGTTGGCAGTTATTTTATTTCTTGGATTTGGGGCATTTTCTAGTTTATTCACCACAGACTTGGAAGTTCTCAGAATTGCGTGGTCTGGTATTTTG TTTGTTGCTGGATCACAGCCAATGAATGCTTTAGCATTTGTTCTTGATGGGCTCTACTATGGGGTTTCAGACTTTGGATATGCTGCCTACTCTATG GTGCTCGTTGGGTTGATCTCGTCAATGTACCTACTTGTGGCTGCTCCAGCATTTGGTCTTGCTGGTGTCTGGTCAGGGTTGTTTCTCTTCATGACCTTGCGTGTAGTAGCTGGAATTTGGAG GTTGGGATCAAAAAGTGGACCATGGAAAATGGTATGGTCTGAGATGAAGCAAGAAAGTGAGTGA
- the LOC142609398 gene encoding protein DETOXIFICATION 44, chloroplastic isoform X1: protein MASALTRHHLLCLYSPKPNPSSFKSQSPIRNPNFSFRLRTTAIKSSPQKRVSTSIETPPQDPKPAETPPPRVDPVPPSFSSRLRRLRDGIKFNELALEILSIALPAALALAADPIASLVDSAFVGHIGSVELAAVGVSVSVFNLVSKLFNVPLLNITTSFVAEEQALINKAAKDSEMDKDHAGEHKAKVLLPSVSTSLALAASIGIAEAVALSFGSGFLMDIMGIPADSPMRVPAEQFLTWRAFGAPPIVIALAAQGTFRGFKDTKTPLYAIGAGNLLNALLDPILIFLFGIGIGGAAIATVISEYLIAFILLWELNGKVLLISPNIDGRKVASYLKSGGLLIGRTLAVLLTMTLATSMAAREGPIPMAGHQICIQVWLAVSLLTDALALAGQALLASSYSQGNYEQSRQVIYIVLQIGLVSGIALAVILFLGFGAFSSLFTTDLEVLRIAWSGILFVAGSQPMNALAFVLDGLYYGVSDFGYAAYSMVLVGLISSMYLLVAAPAFGLAGVWSGLFLFMTLRVVAGIWRLGSKSGPWKMVWSEMKQESE, encoded by the exons ATGGCGAGTGCTCTCACGCGCCATCACCTTCTCTGCCTATACTCACCGAAGCCCAATCCATCGTCGTTTAAATCCCAATCCCCAATCAGAAACCCTAATTTCTCGTTTCGCCTTCGAACCACCGCGATCAAATCTTCGCCTCAGAAACGCGTTTCCACCTCAATAGAAACCCCGCCGCAAGACCCCAAACCCGCCGAAACTCCTCCGCCTCGGGTCGACCCGGTCCCTCCGTCGTTTTCTTCTCGTCTTCGTCGTTTAAG agatGGGATTAAGTTCAATGAATTGGCGCTGGAGATTTTGTCGATTGCATTGCCGGCGGCTTTGGCTTTGGCCGCCGATCCGATTGCGTCTTTGGTTGATTCTGCCTTTGTTGGCCACATAG GATCGGTTGAATTGGCTGCGGTTGGGGTATCCGTTTCGGTTTTCAATCTGGTGTCAAAATTGTTTAATGTTCCATTGCTCAACATCACAACGTCGTTTGTTGCCGAGGAGCAGGCATTGATTAATAAAGCCGCTAAAGATTCTGAAATGGACAAAG ATCATGCAGGTGAGCACAAAGCCAAGGTTCTCCTTCCCTCCGTATCAACTTCTTTAGCACTTGCTGCTAGCATTGGCATTGCTGAAGCTGTTGCACTCTCTTTCGGCTCTGGTTTCTTGATGGATATCATGGGTATACCTGCT GACTCACCAATGCGAGTGCCAGCTGAGCAGTTTCTTACTTGGAGGGCCTTTGGTGCTCCACCAATTGTTATTGCACTAGCTGCACAAGGCACTTTTCGTGGATTTAAGGACACAAAGACCCCTCTTTATGCCATTG GTGCAGGAAACTTACTTAATGCATTATTGGATCCAATATTGATCTTTCTTTTTGGTATTGGCATTGGTGGGGCTGCAATTGCTACTGTGATTTCTGA ATATTTAATTGCTTTTATTCTTCTTTGGGAACTGAATGGAAAAGTATTGCTTATTTCTCCAAACATTGATGGGAGAAAAGTTGCTAGCTATCTAAAATCTG GTGGGCTTCTCATTGGGAGGACCCTAGCTGTGCTTCTAACCATGACACTGGCGACATCCATGGCAGCTAGAGAGGGTCCTATACCTATGGCTGGTCATCAAATTTGCATACAAGTTTGGTTGGCAGTGTCTTTGCTTACTGATGCTTTAGCTCTTGCTGGTCAG GCTCTGCTTGCAAGTAGTTACTCACAAGGAAATTATGAACAGTCACGTCAAGTGATTTACATAGTTCTTCAG ATTGGTTTAGTGTCAGGAATTGCGTTGGCAGTTATTTTATTTCTTGGATTTGGGGCATTTTCTAGTTTATTCACCACAGACTTGGAAGTTCTCAGAATTGCGTGGTCTGGTATTTTG TTTGTTGCTGGATCACAGCCAATGAATGCTTTAGCATTTGTTCTTGATGGGCTCTACTATGGGGTTTCAGACTTTGGATATGCTGCCTACTCTATG GTGCTCGTTGGGTTGATCTCGTCAATGTACCTACTTGTGGCTGCTCCAGCATTTGGTCTTGCTGGTGTCTGGTCAGGGTTGTTTCTCTTCATGACCTTGCGTGTAGTAGCTGGAATTTGGAG GTTGGGATCAAAAAGTGGACCATGGAAAATGGTATGGTCTGAGATGAAGCAAGAAAGTGAGTGA